The following proteins are encoded in a genomic region of Cryptomeria japonica chromosome 11, Sugi_1.0, whole genome shotgun sequence:
- the LOC131061335 gene encoding protein HIRA isoform X1 — translation MIVEKPEWVRHGGLQIFSIDIQPTGLRFATAGGDHKVRIWSMKPVAKEVDNDQASHKLLATLRDHFGSVNCVRWAKHGRHIASGSDDKVILIHEKKAGSGTTEFGSGEPPDVENWKVVMTLRGHTADVVDLNWSPDDSMLASCSLDNTVHIWNMSDATSIVLLKGHTSLVKGVAWDPIGSFLASQSDDKSVIIWRTSDWSREHRTEGHWGKSVGSTFFRRLGWSPCGHFITTTHGFQKPSHSAPVLERGDWSATFDFLGHNAPVVAVKFNHTMFCKHHVNGSESMDHQQVDTSGHANGALKSVSKDRKFYNVIAMGSQDCSITVWTTVSPRPIFVGKHFFSQSVVDLSWSPDGYSLFCCSLDGSVATFHFEPKELGYRISDAEMDEIRSRRYGDVRGRQTSLAESPAQLLLEAAAAKQSASKKANTTAQRSSLAGKSYSNPVNSNEGQLATKNSDIKALDVGKKTSGSVAGVLNKNNSTKVTSPVKQREYRRPDGRKRIIPEAVGVPMQQDSNGAHGAMPELGSPKFGQRKDDHQLGLSDNGGTVAGQKRPFLAGGSEHAKQSHSRSENPSVFSARACINESLTIETDQLSIDRDAKGNLMHSELVTVLNSQNPKGILSISIFDTDREPDSIPTCLEARSVNSVSDTINGSGLKEMEVICSKGGLTQWRDKLPGNVTVLAGNANYWAVGCENGCLQVYTKCGRRALPTMMVGSAPTFIDCDEGWKLLLLTQRGSMYLWDVFHWNCLAHDSLAPLVASATDSSTKGSGTIKVISARFSKSGNPLVVLATRHAFIFHVSMRCWLRVADDCFPASNFSSTLPVRTSQDCELAALQADACKFAMRNISWSRALSEDKMQTRAHLEARLAAALALKSAVEYRQCLLAYSRCLAREADEVRLREICEGLLGPPPGMMASTTCDTNIGAWDPYVLGMKKHDLLREDVLPAMASNRKVQRLLNEFVDLLSEYATTEPNLQTEPVKT, via the exons ATGATAGTGGAAAAACCGGAGTGGGTGCGCCATGGGGGCCTGCAAATATTTTCCATCGACATTCAGCCCACTGGTTTGCGTTTTGCCACGGCTGGGGGTGATCATAAG GTTCGCATATGGAGCATGAAGCCGGTGGCAAAAGAAGTTGATAATGATCAAGCAAGTCACAAATTGCTCGCCACTCTTCGTGACCACTTTGGGTCTGTTAATTGTGTGAGATGGGCTAAACATGGTCGGCACATAGCTTCAGGTTCTGATGATAAGGTAATTCTCATCCATGAAAAGAAAGCTGGGTCTGGCACTACAGAGTTTGGGAGCGGAGAACCTCCAGATGTTGAGAACTGGAAAGTTGTGATGACATTGCGAGGCCACACTGCAGATGTG GTGGATCTCAACTGGTCTCCAGATGATTCAATGCTAGCCAGTTGTAGCTTGGATAACACAGTTCATATATGGAATATGAGTGATGCAACTTCTATTGTTCTTTTAAAGGGTCACACTAGCCTTGTCAAAGGAGTTGCATGGGATCCAATTGGTTCTTTTCTTGCAAGCCAGTCGGACGACAAAAGTGTCATTATCTGGCGCACAAGTGACTGGAGCCGAGAACACAGAACTGAAGGCCATTGGGGAAAATCA GTAGGATCAACATTCTTCAGGCGTCTTGGATGGTCACCCTGTGGACATTTTATTACAACAACACATGGGTTTCAAAAGCCGAGCCACTCTGCACCAGTATTAGAAAGGGGTGATTGGTCTGCAACGTTTGACTTTCTTGGACATAATGCTCCCGTTGTTGCAGTCAAGTTCAACCATACAATGTTTTGCAAACATCATGTCAATGGTTCAGAGTCAATGGACCATCAACAAGTGGACACAAGTGGACATGCTAATGGCGCATTGAAATCAGTCTCAAAGGATCGAAAATTCTATAATGTAATAGCAATGGGAAGCCAAGACTGCAGTATCACTGTCTGGACTACAGTCAGTCCACGACCAATTTTTGTTGGGAAACATTTTTTTTCTCAGAGTGTTGTTGATCTCTCATG GAGCCCTGATGGATATTCACTTTTCTGTTGCTCTTTGGATGGAAGTGTTGCCACATTCCATTTTGAGCCAAAAGAATTGGGTTATAGGATTTCAGATGCTgagatggatgaaataaggagtCGTCGATATGGTGACGTGAGAGGAAGACAGACAAGCTTAGCGGAGAGTCCTGCCCAACTATTGCTTGAAGCAGCAGCAGCCAAGCAATCTGCTAGCAAAAAGGCTAATACTACTGCACAACGTAGCAGTTTGGCTGGGAAGTCATATAGTAATCCTGTTAATTCAAATGAGGGGCAGCTGGCAACAAAGAACTCTGATATTAAGGCTTTAGATGTTGGAAAAAAGACTAGTGGTTCAGTTGCAGGTGTTCTAAATAAAAACAACTCTACCAAGGTTACCAGTCCTGTGAAGCAAAGAGAGTACAGGCGACCGGATGGCCGTAAGAGGATTATTCCAGAAGCAGTTGGTGTTCCTATGCAGCAGGATTCTAATGGAGCACATGGGGCTATGCCTGAATTGGGTTCTCCAAAATTTGGTCAAAGAAAGGATGACCATCAGTTAGGACTCAGTGATAATGGAGGTACAGTAGCTGGGCAGAAGCGGCCTTTTCTTGCAGGAGGAAGTGAGCACGCGAAGCAATCCCATTCTAGAAGTGAAAATCCTTCAGTGTTTTCTGCAAGGGCTTGTATTAACGAGTCTCTAACAATAGAGACGGATCAACTTTCTATAGATCGTGATGCTAAAGGAAATCTGATGCATTCTGAGCTTGTTACTGTGTTGAATAGCCAAAATCCTAAAGGGATATTATCTATAAGCATATTTGACACAGATAGGGAACCAGACAGTATACCAACATGTTTAGAAGCTAGATCTGTAAACAGTGTTTCTGACACAATAAATGGTTCTGGGCTGAAGGAAATGGAAGTAATTTGCTCAAAAGGAGGTCTTACACAGTGGCGTGATAAATTGCCTGGTAATGTAACTGTTTTGGCAGGCAATGCCAATTATTGGGCAGTTGGATGTGAGAATGGTTGCCTACAG GTTTACACAAAATGTGGAAGGAGAGCCTTGCCAACCATGATGGTAGGTTCTGCACCAACATTCATAGACTGTGATGAGGGATGGAAATTACTTCTGCTTACACAGAGGGGCTCAATGTATCTCTGGGATGTATTTCATTGGAATTGCCTTGCACATGATTCTCTCGCTCCTCTTGTTGCTTCAGCCACAGATTCTTCTACAAAGGGTTCAG GAACAATAAAAGTCATATCTGCCAGGTTTTCAAAGTCTGGAAATCCACTTGTTGTTCTTGCTACCCGTCATGCATTTATTTTCCATGTCAGTATGAGATGCTGGCTAAGGGTTGCGGATGATTGCTTCCCTGCATCAAATTTCTCAAGTACTTTGCCTGTAAGGACAAGTCAAGATTGTGAACTTGCAGCTTTGCAAGCGGATGCTTGCAAGTTTGCCATGAGAAACATCTCGTGGAGCAG GGCATTAAGTGAAGACAAAATGCAGACTCGAGCTCATTTAGAGGCTCGGTTAGCAGCAGCTCTAGCATTGAAGTCTGCTGTTGAATATAGGCAATGTCTTTTGGCTTATAGTCGGTGTTTAGCAAG
- the LOC131061335 gene encoding protein HIRA isoform X2, with translation MVSPELVSFFCLLFDPEALAIAVRIWSMKPVAKEVDNDQASHKLLATLRDHFGSVNCVRWAKHGRHIASGSDDKVILIHEKKAGSGTTEFGSGEPPDVENWKVVMTLRGHTADVVDLNWSPDDSMLASCSLDNTVHIWNMSDATSIVLLKGHTSLVKGVAWDPIGSFLASQSDDKSVIIWRTSDWSREHRTEGHWGKSVGSTFFRRLGWSPCGHFITTTHGFQKPSHSAPVLERGDWSATFDFLGHNAPVVAVKFNHTMFCKHHVNGSESMDHQQVDTSGHANGALKSVSKDRKFYNVIAMGSQDCSITVWTTVSPRPIFVGKHFFSQSVVDLSWSPDGYSLFCCSLDGSVATFHFEPKELGYRISDAEMDEIRSRRYGDVRGRQTSLAESPAQLLLEAAAAKQSASKKANTTAQRSSLAGKSYSNPVNSNEGQLATKNSDIKALDVGKKTSGSVAGVLNKNNSTKVTSPVKQREYRRPDGRKRIIPEAVGVPMQQDSNGAHGAMPELGSPKFGQRKDDHQLGLSDNGGTVAGQKRPFLAGGSEHAKQSHSRSENPSVFSARACINESLTIETDQLSIDRDAKGNLMHSELVTVLNSQNPKGILSISIFDTDREPDSIPTCLEARSVNSVSDTINGSGLKEMEVICSKGGLTQWRDKLPGNVTVLAGNANYWAVGCENGCLQVYTKCGRRALPTMMVGSAPTFIDCDEGWKLLLLTQRGSMYLWDVFHWNCLAHDSLAPLVASATDSSTKGSGTIKVISARFSKSGNPLVVLATRHAFIFHVSMRCWLRVADDCFPASNFSSTLPVRTSQDCELAALQADACKFAMRNISWSRALSEDKMQTRAHLEARLAAALALKSAVEYRQCLLAYSRCLAREADEVRLREICEGLLGPPPGMMASTTCDTNIGAWDPYVLGMKKHDLLREDVLPAMASNRKVQRLLNEFVDLLSEYATTEPNLQTEPVKT, from the exons ATGGTGTCACCTGAATTGGTGTCATTTTTTTGTTTGCTATTTGATCCTGAGGCCTTAGCAATAGCA GTTCGCATATGGAGCATGAAGCCGGTGGCAAAAGAAGTTGATAATGATCAAGCAAGTCACAAATTGCTCGCCACTCTTCGTGACCACTTTGGGTCTGTTAATTGTGTGAGATGGGCTAAACATGGTCGGCACATAGCTTCAGGTTCTGATGATAAGGTAATTCTCATCCATGAAAAGAAAGCTGGGTCTGGCACTACAGAGTTTGGGAGCGGAGAACCTCCAGATGTTGAGAACTGGAAAGTTGTGATGACATTGCGAGGCCACACTGCAGATGTG GTGGATCTCAACTGGTCTCCAGATGATTCAATGCTAGCCAGTTGTAGCTTGGATAACACAGTTCATATATGGAATATGAGTGATGCAACTTCTATTGTTCTTTTAAAGGGTCACACTAGCCTTGTCAAAGGAGTTGCATGGGATCCAATTGGTTCTTTTCTTGCAAGCCAGTCGGACGACAAAAGTGTCATTATCTGGCGCACAAGTGACTGGAGCCGAGAACACAGAACTGAAGGCCATTGGGGAAAATCA GTAGGATCAACATTCTTCAGGCGTCTTGGATGGTCACCCTGTGGACATTTTATTACAACAACACATGGGTTTCAAAAGCCGAGCCACTCTGCACCAGTATTAGAAAGGGGTGATTGGTCTGCAACGTTTGACTTTCTTGGACATAATGCTCCCGTTGTTGCAGTCAAGTTCAACCATACAATGTTTTGCAAACATCATGTCAATGGTTCAGAGTCAATGGACCATCAACAAGTGGACACAAGTGGACATGCTAATGGCGCATTGAAATCAGTCTCAAAGGATCGAAAATTCTATAATGTAATAGCAATGGGAAGCCAAGACTGCAGTATCACTGTCTGGACTACAGTCAGTCCACGACCAATTTTTGTTGGGAAACATTTTTTTTCTCAGAGTGTTGTTGATCTCTCATG GAGCCCTGATGGATATTCACTTTTCTGTTGCTCTTTGGATGGAAGTGTTGCCACATTCCATTTTGAGCCAAAAGAATTGGGTTATAGGATTTCAGATGCTgagatggatgaaataaggagtCGTCGATATGGTGACGTGAGAGGAAGACAGACAAGCTTAGCGGAGAGTCCTGCCCAACTATTGCTTGAAGCAGCAGCAGCCAAGCAATCTGCTAGCAAAAAGGCTAATACTACTGCACAACGTAGCAGTTTGGCTGGGAAGTCATATAGTAATCCTGTTAATTCAAATGAGGGGCAGCTGGCAACAAAGAACTCTGATATTAAGGCTTTAGATGTTGGAAAAAAGACTAGTGGTTCAGTTGCAGGTGTTCTAAATAAAAACAACTCTACCAAGGTTACCAGTCCTGTGAAGCAAAGAGAGTACAGGCGACCGGATGGCCGTAAGAGGATTATTCCAGAAGCAGTTGGTGTTCCTATGCAGCAGGATTCTAATGGAGCACATGGGGCTATGCCTGAATTGGGTTCTCCAAAATTTGGTCAAAGAAAGGATGACCATCAGTTAGGACTCAGTGATAATGGAGGTACAGTAGCTGGGCAGAAGCGGCCTTTTCTTGCAGGAGGAAGTGAGCACGCGAAGCAATCCCATTCTAGAAGTGAAAATCCTTCAGTGTTTTCTGCAAGGGCTTGTATTAACGAGTCTCTAACAATAGAGACGGATCAACTTTCTATAGATCGTGATGCTAAAGGAAATCTGATGCATTCTGAGCTTGTTACTGTGTTGAATAGCCAAAATCCTAAAGGGATATTATCTATAAGCATATTTGACACAGATAGGGAACCAGACAGTATACCAACATGTTTAGAAGCTAGATCTGTAAACAGTGTTTCTGACACAATAAATGGTTCTGGGCTGAAGGAAATGGAAGTAATTTGCTCAAAAGGAGGTCTTACACAGTGGCGTGATAAATTGCCTGGTAATGTAACTGTTTTGGCAGGCAATGCCAATTATTGGGCAGTTGGATGTGAGAATGGTTGCCTACAG GTTTACACAAAATGTGGAAGGAGAGCCTTGCCAACCATGATGGTAGGTTCTGCACCAACATTCATAGACTGTGATGAGGGATGGAAATTACTTCTGCTTACACAGAGGGGCTCAATGTATCTCTGGGATGTATTTCATTGGAATTGCCTTGCACATGATTCTCTCGCTCCTCTTGTTGCTTCAGCCACAGATTCTTCTACAAAGGGTTCAG GAACAATAAAAGTCATATCTGCCAGGTTTTCAAAGTCTGGAAATCCACTTGTTGTTCTTGCTACCCGTCATGCATTTATTTTCCATGTCAGTATGAGATGCTGGCTAAGGGTTGCGGATGATTGCTTCCCTGCATCAAATTTCTCAAGTACTTTGCCTGTAAGGACAAGTCAAGATTGTGAACTTGCAGCTTTGCAAGCGGATGCTTGCAAGTTTGCCATGAGAAACATCTCGTGGAGCAG GGCATTAAGTGAAGACAAAATGCAGACTCGAGCTCATTTAGAGGCTCGGTTAGCAGCAGCTCTAGCATTGAAGTCTGCTGTTGAATATAGGCAATGTCTTTTGGCTTATAGTCGGTGTTTAGCAAG